TAAATATCGCTATTCCATCCGATCATCTCCGAGCAGCAGTTTTCTCACTGGATGAATTGTCTATCGTACACTTTTGCAAATAAAGTACAGAATAAATCGGCTTGGAGGCATCGAGGGAATGGAATATGGATAGGCTAAGAAATAGCACAGGGAAGCAATGCTTGAATGATTTACATTTCTTGAGTAGTTAAGTATGACTTTTCTGTACAAGTTAAAGATAGTGACGCCACGAAATGCTTTGAAGCAATGAAGAACATGACTCAAATTGTGGTTTCGCTTTATTGTGTTACAATTTCTCCAAACTAATAGAGATCTGTCAAACATGAAACATGAACAGTATTTCTGCTATGTGAACCTTGAGTTTAACCTTTTCTAAGTCAGCTTAACTCAACTGTTAATCTCCATCCAGGCAGTGCTATGGGAGACCAAGAAGGTGTCCATGGCAAGTGGGGCCGACCGCATCAGCGCCCTCCCTGACGAACTCCTCCACCATGTGATGTCCTTCCTTCCCATGCATGAGGTGGTTTACGTCGCTGCTCGCCCGGTGCTGGCTTGACCTCTGGAAATCTGCCCCTGCCCTGTGCGTCACTGGTGTCAAGGATTGTGACAATCCCAGATGGTTTATTTAGTACGTTGACAATCTGCTCCTATTACAACACCCTGGTACCCGCCTGGACTCATTCAATCTCAATGAGTGTGACTTCAGTTTCAAGCCATTCTTGCCCACCTATGATGTGGATGTGAATACGGGGTTCCAGATCGCTTTGCTGTGCCAAGCTCGTGTAATCTCATTGCACACCAGCCTTGGCATCTATGTTGAAAATTGGGACCTGCCTCTGGAGCTACCAAATGTGCCTATCATCTCCCAGCACCTCAAAATATTGGATCTTCAAAGGTGACTTTGAAAAGGAGCACTCTCGATTTCTCAGGCTGTCCTACGCTGGTCAACCTCAAGATGAAAGAATGTGATATTAATGGGAATGTGCCATCCCCATTCTTGAAACATCTCAGCATTACAAGCTGTTACTTTGTGACACGTTCCTTTCGTGCTAGGATTTATATGCCAGGTCTTATTTCGCTGGTCTTAAGTGAGTGTACCCATAGGACTCCGCTGCTCGAAAACATGCCATTGTTAGTTTTGGTGATTGTCAGAGTTAAAGACTGTGAGAACAAATGTTCTAAGAGTACCTATGGGGATTGTGGTGATCATACATGTTTGTGATGCTATGATTTTGACCATGGTGCTAATGATCGGCGTGGTGAGTGCTTGCTTTTGAAAGGTTTATCTCAAGTTACAGAGTTGGAGCTCTCCGTTGATTCAACAGTGGTACGTTTGCTTGTACTGGTTCAGTTTGTGATGATTACCATTCGCTTAATGCAAGCTGCAATGTGTTTTGTTCTTCCTTCCATGCAATCAAACAAATAAAAGATGATCTTCTGCATGGTTCACTTAACATTTACTGCTAATATTTATTAAATCTCATATATGATCTTGATCTTTTGCACTCTGCCCAGTTTATTGTCAACAGGGATTTAAAGTTGTGCCCTACATTTTGCAAGTTAAAGACTTTGTTCCTTAGTGCATGGTGTCCTGGTGTTGCTGCTGACCGTAATGTGTTAACTTGCTTCCTCCAACACTCACCAATTATGGAGAAGCTGGTTCTCCAGCTTCCTAAGGTATTGtatttcttttatatatttGAGTAGCTATATAGTGTTAGCACCATCCATTGTTGGCACTTGACTGATCTTTGTAAACAATTTTCTCCCCTTTAGGTGCCAAAAGATCGAGTGGGAACTGAAAGTAGTTACAAACGATCAGAACACTCATTTATATGCAGTCATCTTAAGATAGTTGACCTCAAATGTGAAGAAGTTGATGGGCGGGTTCAGGAAACTTTGGAAATATTGAGTACTTATGGCATACCACTCGAGCATGTTAATATTCAACAGACTGATATGGTTTCTGGACCTTGATGTGAGTTAACTAAGAACACACACATATTCCATCTATGTCTGCAATTTGCcaaaatatgtagaaattattAAACCATGTGAAGAAAATGCCTAGGCAGTTAGAGAGATGTAATTGTTAGAAATTTGCATGTGTGCACTTGCTGGTTTGTGTGTTGTATAGAAATATAAACGAGCCATACTAGAAAGCACTATCCACAAGTTTCAACTAAACTACAAGTATGAAGAATCTGACGCATCACATGATACTTTTTTAGAAGCATTGAGTTGTTTAGGTGTTAACATTATGCGTTTGGTGCTGTTAGTTGCTGCAGTTGTAAAGTGAGCAATGATTATCTAATTTACACAAACAGATTACTCACTATTGTGTTGGCTACGTTACTTCCTCTTTACTTTTTGCATCTTCTGCAGCAGTATCTTATTACTCTGCTACCATTTTTAGTGGAACTGTACTGATTTTTGTTCCCCTCTAAGTGAATGCTAACATCTATATTGGCAGCTGCCATTCTATATCCAGCTCATTTTGATTGATTTAGCATTGATCCATATTTTGTTCACGGAATCATGCATTTGAAGATTTGGTTATTCAAAGAAGCTAGGTTTTCCCTTATGTAAGTTGCATGTTCTGATTTTGAACTCAGATACCGCATAGAAAACATATCCTAAACATTCATACATCCCCCCTTAGAACACCATGTTAATAGATGTCGGACTGTAAACTCCACTGCTCCTTGCACTGCCTCAGATCCTGccaattaaaataaaataagcaaaGCATGGCTCATTTTGTTTAGTAATATTGTCTTAGTTAACAATATGTATATCAAGTTACATGTTGGGTTCAAGTGAAGTTATTTTTTCATTAATGGCTATAGCAGTTATCCATATTTTGAGCTCGCTTAACATTTTGCCATTTCGTGAGGACTACTCTCACTCTTATTTCAAATTGATTATATGTGCCCTTTTGTTTTACATAGGTACCTTAAATCTTCCTGTAAGAGGACCTGCTGGGCTACTGAGTGATCTACTATCTCCTTAACCGTTTGATAAAAACGGGGTAGCTTGCTACCATGATGTTTGTGTCTTGTCTAATTAAAGTTGTTTATGTAGTAGAATAGAATGTTATGAGTTATGACTGGGTAGTATGACTTGTATTCAGGACATGCTTTAACAAGTATCTGGTTTTCGTTATAGCACTTTCAAATATTCTAGTATATCATTCAGTAATGCAAATCAAATAACCAAAATGTGATATATGTTTTGGTAAGTGCAGAAAGTGATAGACTTATGTTTCATGCAAAAGAGGAACAATACAGAACCAGCTTGTTCATGTACTAAAAAAATGCTAATGTACGTGAGAACATTCAGCTGGATTACCACGTCCTCCATCTGCATCACAATTCACATGCCGGGCGGCATCCGTCCGCGCGCCGCGCGAACCAGTGAGTTGGCTGCGCTgcgccaggagcccaggacagATGATGCCGCGTTGTTTCTGACTTGAGTGTCAGTCGGATGGACTCTCTCTGCTCTCTCTCTTTAATTCTATCCACAGATCTTGGATCCAACGGCACGAGCAGACCGATACCCCGCAGCCTCCGGACCTTGACGGATCATCTTCTCATCAAACACGCAATGATTCATCACGCACAGGTTGAGCACAGAGACGTGGAAAGAAATTGTTCGAGCACAGGGACGACGTAGAGTGTAAGCACACAAGGATTAGAAGGTACTACCGCAACGCAGTATATATACCGCAAGGGACTGGAGTGTCACCACACTTTCAagcaaataaagaaagaaatggCCGGCTCAGACAGCGCCCGCCGGAAGCCGCCGTCCCTGCCGTGGACGGTGCGCATCCAGACGACCGCTTTTGCACTCGTTCACCGCGTGGACGGCAGCATCCGGCGCTCCCTCTTCTCCCTCGGCGACCGGAAGAAGCGCGCCACGCCCCGTCCGGACCCCTCGGAGTTCGTCCGATCCGCCGACGTCGGCATCGACGCCTCCCTTGGCATCTGGGCGCGCGTgttctccttctccccctcggccgtcgccgccgccgacatccCGTACCCCGTCGTCGTGTtcttccacggcggcggcttcacGCTCCTGTCGGCGGCGTCCCGCACCTACGACTCGTTCTGCCGCCGGCTCTGCCGCGAGGTCGGGGCCGTCGTCGTGTCCGTGAACTACCGCCTCGCCCCACAGCATCGTTTCCCGGCGGCCTACGACGACGGAGTCGCCGCGCTTCGCTACCTCGACGGCACCGACCTGCCAGCCGACCTGGTACCGGTCCCCGTTGACCTCTCCAGCTGCTTCCTCGCCGGCGACAGCTCCGGCGGCAACATGGTTCACCACGTGGCCCAGCGTTGGGCGTccatgtcggcggcggcgtctcctCCCCTGCGCCTCCGCCTGGCCGGCGCGATCCTGATACAGCCGTTCTtcggcggggaggagcggacGGTAGCCGAGTTGGCGTTCGACAAAGCCTGCCGCACATTGTCGATGGCGCGGGCGGATCACTACTGGAGGGAGTTCTTGCCCGAGGGCGCCACCCGGGACCAcccggcggcgcgcgtctgcGGCGAGGGTGTTGAGCTGGCCGGGACGTTCCCTCCGGCGATGGTGGCAGTCGGCGGGTTCGACCTGCTCAAGGACTGGCACGCGAGGTACGTGGACACGCTGCGCCGGAAGGGGAAGATGGTGAGGGTGGTCGAGTACCCGGACGCCTTCCATGGCTTCTACGCGTTCCCGGAGCTCGCCGATTCCGGCAAGTTCATGGATGACATGAAGCTCTTCGTGAACGAACATAGATGCAAGCGTCCTGTTTAGATGATCTGGCCGTTTCGAGCATGCATGGAGAATTGGAGATTACGTGGAATATAATCCGCGTCAAATCTATGCAATGTCACGCACTATATATAATACTAGCTACCAGAGCTTCCGTGCACTGTGCACTCGTCGAATAAAGACATCACGCTATGTATAATACTACCAGCTTCCTCGTCGAATAAAGATATCCGTTgcttaaattaaaaattaataaaaTCATCGTGTCATAGTATAGGCTGATCGATTGATAAACACGTTTCTACTGAATTTGGGAGCTTATTCAGTCCATGGCAAAATCATATCCGACGATGCTTCTGCTTTCTGGCCATGGGTTCCTTTAACTTGTTGCCGAGCTTAGAGGGGTTATGGGTTGCTCCTGGTTCCTGCGCCTCACCAGCCACTAGAAGTCTAGATCGAATACCAGATGGACCTCCGTTGCACATCTGGAGTTGCATCCCAACCACCGAGAAACATCATCGGAGCTCGCCATCATCCCAACTCTCGGAGCTTCAACTACCTCGCCTGCATTTCAGAGTTCGCTGGAGTAACGACGTTTGTCCATGTCGCCGCCTTGCCGGCGAGCTCAAGAAAACAAACGCAGTGAAGAAACAGAGGGTCGCGGTCTTGTTTTTTGTGCTGCAACTAGTAGCGTGTTCTGGACTCATTCTTTGATTAAGCAACGGATTACAAACTGAAACTCCGGCCTCCCTGGGCCAAGATGCGTGCGCCACTCTCCCTTCATGATGCCTTCCATCCCAAACATTAGGAGCATGAGTACGTCAGAGCCCAACCACGATTAGCTATCCCTGGCCATGCGCCCTACATCGACAATTGGTTGAGCAAACAACTAACTCGAGCACAAGAATAATTATTCAACATTATTCCTAAATCTTGTAAACTCTACTCTACCTGAAGTAGACCAATCTTCTTACAAAGCTCCTGAAACTTGACTCCGCACAAATATTTTGTGGGAATGTCTCCTAACCGCTCATATGTTCCCATGAGCTTCAGTTAAATTTGGGCATTGTTGCATTATTGGCATACTCCCAGATTAGATGAAATCATGAAAGCGTGTATCAGTGTGTTTGCATTGGTCGTGATGCACAAGATTTTTAATCAAGGAGATGGCTGACTTGTTGTCCACCCTTAGCACGTGCCTGGTACCTTTGAATCCAAGACCTCAGTAAGCATCAGTGCCATCCAAAAACAGCATAAGAGGCAATAGTTGCAGCAGCTATATACTCAGTTTCACAGCTAGACAAAGCCACCACTTATGTTTTGCCGACTACCAGCTCACCAGACTATTACCCAGGAAGAAGCCACCACTTTCGGCTATCAACTTCTCCAGCCAGATCACTATCACTTGAAACCCATCAATTTTGGCTGCTCATTCTTCTTCCTAGCAAAGAACAGACCCCAGCCACATATCCCATCAATGTACCTTGGAATATCTTTCACTGCTGCAAGATGATCTTCATCATGTGGCTCTTCCATGAACCTACTCAATACCCTATTGAAAAAGAGAGATCAGGCCGTGTATTGATTAAGTACCTGAGGGTACCAACCAAACTTCTGTAAGTTGTTCCATCCACAACAGGTGGACAGGTGCTCTCCTTACTGAGTTTGTGGCCGAGGTTCCATGGGTATCTCGCATGTACTGCAATCGCCATCCCTGCCTTCTCTAAAGTTTTCGCAGCATAGTTGCTCTGACTGAGAGATATGCCATCAGTCTGCTGCTTTACTTCAATACCAAGATAATAGTGCAGCAAAACCAGATCACGCTCATCTTGAACAACTCAGTCGTCATCTCCTTCTTGAACTTCTGAATACCAGAGCTGCTACAGCCACAGTGATCACCGTATCATCAACATAAACACCCAGCACCAGACTGTAACATCCCACTTTTTAAAGTATTTTAAAGTCACTAAAAATTTAGCCTTTTAATTTTTACTACAAACTCAattatttgtttattttattAACTATAATGATCCAAAAATATTTCTTACTTTCAAACCTGCATAAACATAAGTTTGTGTGTTGCATTGTTTGCTCCCACTCTATTGAACCCTAGGTTTCTCAAAGCACCTCTCTCTATTCAAACTTAAGTCCCTTAAAAGTCAAAACTCTTGCAAAATAAACATAAAACCTACCCTAACCTCTAAACAAACACAGCCCAATCCTCCCATCAAGCCCAACCCGCCAACCCTTCTCtcttccattttctttctttcagcccAATATAACCTACTCATTTTCCTTCCCCGTCCTCTCCTACGCTACAGCCCACATCAGCTTACCTCACGACCCCACATACCCCTTCCCCAGCTCGCCCCTCCCCTTGGCACGACGTGCCACTGCAGTAATTATATGTCTCCACCAAGGTAATTCCTTCCTGTCGTCATCCTTTTCACCATGAACCAGCGANNNNNNNNNNNNNNNNNNNNNNNNNNNNNNNNNNNNNNNNNNNNNNNNNNNNNNNNNNNNNNNNNNNNNNNNNNNNNNNNNNNNNNNNNNNNNNNNNNNNGACGTCACAAAACTCCACTACACCTAGCTCGCCCTACTCCAGCACACGCATCGAACTATCGCAGCATGCCGTCACGCTGCCCAGCACACGCTAGCCATCCACTGTGGTAAAAAAAACCACACTGACCGACACCCGCCCTTATCTCCAATCGCTCCGATCGTGTGGTCTTCATTGCAAGAAATAACTAGAGATGGGATGAAGAGCAGAAAGATGTGGGGCTTGCTCCCTACACATCGCAACTAGCTCAATATGAGCCGGTTGTGATAGATGCATCTCATCAGTGGTGGAGCTAGGAATCAATGTAAGAAAGGGCCGATTGCTACAGTCCGCTTAGTCTTAGTGCCAGCAAAGCTCTCGTGGTTTAGAAACAAGAGAAAGACATAAAGAAGCAAATGAACAACCTTACTTATCGACAAAGAGCAACAAGCAGGcagcttgcagttgcagtggTTGGGGAGCGCTTGGGAGGTGCGGAAGTAAAGGACTCGTTATCACCGAGCGATTGAGTGGGCCAAGgtcttgctttgcttgctgGAAGGGCATGATCAGATCACGCAGGACCTCTGTTTCTTTCTAGATGAACTGCTAAATGGCTGAAATTGTTGTTGCATGTTTATGAGTCAATGGACAACGAGAAGGCTGGTATGCTTGGCTCTTCCCAAACTGTCGTTGGGCAGGGGGGCCGTGGCCCACCTTGGCCAATGAGTAGCTCTGCCAGTGCATCTCGTTCTCTGATTCAGCAGCAACACAGTCAAAACAATAAGGTACGGGAGGTGATATGCAGGTGGGAAatattttcaattgttttggaTCTTATAGTATAGATTATAGTATAGATGTAGTATAGATAGATAGTAAGCTATAATACCAATTTCCATGTGTATCTTAACTTGATATGATGAATCCAGACTTCAAAATATTTTTAGGTCACATGCCATATGGTTTGTGCAAGCAACCGCTACCAATCACCCAAATATTATTACCTTTTTCATTCTGAACAGTTTGACAAAAGTAAATATATTCTTCCGAGTTAATATCCTTTTCTTCTGAAATTAGCTTTGTTCTCATAATTCATTTTGCAACATCTTTTTCTATGGCATTTCCTCTTGCACTTATGTCAATTCTTATTTTTCCAACATCTCTCTGTAACGTGGTTAGATTTCTCACAAATATCACACTTAACTGACggtatcttttccttttcattataaaaaaaactcgaTCTGCGGAGGTAACACAGATCTCGGGTATTTTTTTAAGAAGAAGATTTTCTCACGCAGGTCGAGAAAACCCCCAAACCCCTGCCCCACCCTTACGTAACGGCACAGTAGCTCATGTGGGGACAAATCGATAGCTTCAACGAAGCTGATGCAATTTTGAATTTGTAAATTTCTGCAGCACTGGGAGCAAGCTGTTCAGGTGCGAGACCAACAGCAGGTGCTTCAAGTGCACGACAACCTAAGTTGTCATGTGAGGGCTTCTTACATGAGGGCTTCTCATAAATACCAAGTATCATAAGCCAATCCTTTGGCATCAACATATTGGTGTTCTAGGTTTTCGTGTTTTGTTTAAGGGGTTGTTTCTCTTAAATATTTAAGCTTGACCATGGCTGTCATGCTCTATGTATAAGGTGTTAACCTCTATACTCCAAGCGTTTTAGCTTGCAATGGAAGCCTGGAATGAATATGAGCATCAGATTAGAAAGATCGTATACTTTCACGTGCACCTTTTCCTTTCCTCCTCCCTTGATTTAGTTCCTTTCCTCCTCCCTTGTTTTAGTCCAACAACTTGTGAAATGAAATTGATTGGAGAAAAGCTACCATCATGATATCTTCAATTTTGTGGCAAATATGGTTGCCATCCAAAAATCAAACtatttagaatttttttaattttaaccctttttcaatataattttaaaaataatcccTCCTGATAAATATTTCCATCCAGTGATCCTTTTGGTCGCGCCAATCCGCGTGGCGTGACAGGATCACGTTGTCGCCCTATATGCATTGGCGCGACAAGGCCACCACGCTGGCAGGAGCCGATGATGTGGAATGTCCCTGTCACGCCAATGCATGTGGCGCGACAACGTAATTTTGTCGCGCCATCGTGCCTAGTTTGACAAAGGACACCAATTTCAATTTACCTACTTTGAATCATCtaaataaaatagtatttgaacttCTAATGTTACAAAACTTTGTGTGCGCATTGCGTAAGGTGTAAATAATCCATTTTAGTAACATACATAAGGCTAAGAGTTATATATTTCGAAATCTATAGTTTCAAAGTAGGCTATGTATTATCCCTATATCCATGTGAGGGCTACTGTTATTTTGGGTCATCTtaataaaatagtatttgagCTCCAAATGTCACGAAACTCAGCATGCATATTGTATAAGGTGTAAAGATTTCATTTTATTAACACCCCAAGGCTAAGTGCTACATATTTTGAAATCTATAATTTCAAAGTATTATCCCTCTATTCCTCTTAGGGCAGCTCGCAAGTGTTGGAAAAATAGCCAGTTCATATTTAGTAGCCAAATGCCTTGTTGCGTCAATGCATGTGACGCGACAACGTGATCTTGTCGCGCTATGCGGATTGGTAAGACCAAAAGTCATCGGATGGAAATATTTGTTGGGaggggttatttttaaaattatattaaaaaagggttaaaattaaaaaaaatcaaccatTTAGAATCATACAATGGATCCTAAGTCCCTTCAGGCGCTCTGCTTCtgtaagggtgcgtttggatgGGAGATAATGTAGGACGGGACGGTCCTATCCCAGTTttttgggatgggatgatcccatttcatgtttggttgaatAGGATGGGTTCGttctaattttttgtttggttggagagattgcaaCAGACGGGATGAGCATCGTTTCTCCTTCCATTAGACACCGTTTGTGGGCCCCACTCGTCATACTAACGacgttttcttcctcctccctgcgcCACGCTGGCCTCCCTGCTCCACCCGCGGCATCGCCCCTGCTCGCCTCCGCTGCCCCTGGGTCACACCTGCGTTCGCCCCCtgatccaccccgccgccccccgatccaccccgccgccgcccctggcaCGCCCACGCCACCCCTGCTCCACCCCGCCACCTCATGATCCTCCCAGGCGCGCCCGCCTCCGGCCATatccgccccggccgcgcccgccttcGCCCGCGTCTGCCTCGGCCgcgtccgcctccgccggcaTCCGCCCCGGCCACACCCGcgtccgccccggccgcgcccgcctccgcctgcgGGAGCCCCagccgcgcccgcctccgcccgtggGAGCTCCGGTCGCGGGAGCTCCGGCCGCACCCGCCTTCGCCCACCGGATCTCCGACCGCGGCCCCATCCGCGGGAGCTCTGGCCGCGGCCGCATCTTGCCGCGCCCGCCCTCGCCGCGGGAGCTCCGACCGCGCCCGCGAAGAAACAGCGTTGACGAAGACGAAGTGggacgcccccgtccgctcgttttggaggGACGGGGGTATCCCGCATATAGAGAGAATATTCTCTtctagggatgtccccgtcccacctgtcctccaaccaaacgcgggacgaagtgggatcgtcccatcCCGTCCCACTTCATCCTtggaaccaaacgcaccctaaggcATCATAAGTCATGATGCAGCAGGAGAGCACAAGGGCTACTTCTGCACTGATTTGTTCTTGCTTATTTTCGGAAAGGTGATAGTACCGTGgatttgtttcctttttcattGGCAAGCAAGAAGATGAAGCCTTAACTCCCTTCCGGCATCCAATTCCAACCATAGCTCCTTCCTTCGGGGCTTCGTGACGGCGCACTACTGGGGAAAGTCTTATCAGTATCGATTGGgccctttaataccggttgcgTAACCGGTATTACTAGTTCGATATTAggggtctttagtaccggttgaaataaccgatactaaaagggtattaaaaaatagaaaaattgaaatcccgccgccggccctcgccccccggcccccgccgccgctccctccatCCTACAGCCCCCACCCCCAGCCCCTggcggcccccgccggccccgcctcccGCCATCGCTCCCATcctaccgccaccgccgcctcacctcgccccgccgctgctcctcactgccggtgaggggcgagcggaagggggaggggaggggaggcagaggaggagaggagggggtgctgagagagagaggggaaggggGAGGCGGATGGATAAGAAGCGGCCGGGTAGCGGGGGGATGGATAAGGCGGCGGATAGGAGctctttagtactgggtgggagctccacctagtactaaaggtcacctattagtaccggatgaaacctctaaccggtactaaagaggatCATGGGGGACTTCTGAGGTACTATCCATTAAACTTGGTACTAAAATGTGATCATTAGTACGGGGTCATTTGGTACAGTGGACGAAAGGTCCCAGCAGTGGCGCGTCAGATTGAAATCGTTGCCTGTTCGCCCGGCGTTCGGGTTCCACCGCACCGCCTCAAGAAGTTACCACGCTCCTTCCTCCCCACCCCGAGCCTCCATTGTTGGGATCTTTCCATCTACAAATACACGCCTCCCTCGCCCAACGGCAATCCTACATCGTACTAACCAAGAAAGCAaagcgcggcggcgatggtggcgcCGCGCGGGACCGGGAGGACGAGCCAGGGGCGGAGGCGCATCGAGATCGCCTACATTGAGGACCCCGCCCGCCGCATGGTGACCTTCTCCAAGCGCAAGTCGGGGCTCCTCAAGAAGGCCTCGGAGCTCTCCCTCCTCTGCGGCGCGCGCGTGGCCGCTATCGTCTTCTCCCAGGCCGGCAAGCCGTTTGCGTTCGGTAGCCCCTCCGTAGACCACGTCCTCCGCCTTTGCGCCCCGCTCCCCGCCGGCGACAAGGACGAGGACAGCCTCGGCATCGGCTTCACCGGCGacgccatcggcggcggcgaccgcgagGTGGTGGAGGCGACGGCACGGCGGAAGGAGGCGGCCACGGCGCGCGtggccgaggaggcggcgcggatgAGCTACATCGGGAAGAAGGTGCTCCGGGCCGCCGCGGGACGGTTCTGGTGGGAGGCGGATGTGGAGGCGCTCGGGGCGGAGGAGCTGCGGGAGTTCGCCAGGGCGCTCCGCCGGCTCAGGGACAACGTGCGGCGCCGCGCCGACAAGCTGCCGCTGGCCCCTGTCTCGCAGCCGACGACGACGCTGCTGCAGTAGAGCCTCTGCTGGAGCTCCAAGATGCGTCTTTTTAACCGGTGTTGCTTAGGGTTAGTGCGATTGGCCTCGAATTCAGTTGCTTCTCTTCATCTTCATGTAATGGCATCGAAGGCAATTCAGCAATAAGATCACAATACAAAGCATGAAAGCGATTGGAGGATAATTTCTCATCGGTCCTTTAATCCTTTCCATGTTTTTTTATCTCCTTTAGAGCAACATTAGTTCAGTTTAACATACGGGATTAAGGTATTTTTCAGTTCATGCTTTGTGATAGAACTGAGGTGGCGTTTGGTTCGGCTAATGGCATGGTAACGGTAACGATATTCATTACCCCCCACTACCTGTTACAGAGTAAGCGTTCTCAGACTTTGTTTGGTCGCCTGATGTAACGATAACGATTCACTTCCTCCAGCTtctagccgccgccgctcaccgtCACCTCGCCGTCCCTGGACGGCCCCACTCCTCCACCGGACACCACTGTGACCTCGTGCTCCTCGCGGTGATCGCAGAAATAAACAACAAGCTGCGCCTATGCgtccgcggcagcggcggcggccggagggagGGAATGCAGCCCAGCGTACCTGCTCGCGCCGGCTGAgcagcgcgcggcgcggcaTCAGGGTCAAACCGCCGCCCCAGCTCTCGCGCGCCCTCGCTGCCGCCGATGAGGAGCACGAGCTCGCCGTCCCCGGGAGGGCTCCGCCGTGCCGGCCTCGGTGGTGAAGAATCAGGTCCCGCGCGCGGCTGTCGCGGTCCTCCTGTACGGCGTGCCGGAAGTGGGAGGAAAGCTCCCAGCGAGTTCATGGGTGTGCTGCCGCGGCTCGATGGAAGCGACGAGAAGAAAATCGCGATGGGGTTGGCAAATGGAAACGGCGATGCGAGCGGGATCCGTTTCACCTCAAGTCCTCAAGGCAGAGCGTTAACGCTTTTGACTTGCTCGGGATCTGATTACACGGCATCCGTTTACAGTTCGATCTAAACAAACAC
This sequence is a window from Setaria italica strain Yugu1 chromosome III, Setaria_italica_v2.0, whole genome shotgun sequence. Protein-coding genes within it:
- the LOC101769856 gene encoding agamous-like MADS-box protein AGL29, which translates into the protein MVAPRGTGRTSQGRRRIEIAYIEDPARRMVTFSKRKSGLLKKASELSLLCGARVAAIVFSQAGKPFAFGSPSVDHVLRLCAPLPAGDKDEDSLGIGFTGDAIGGGDREVVEATARRKEAATARVAEEAARMSYIGKKVLRAAAGRFWWEADVEALGAEELREFARALRRLRDNVRRRADKLPLAPVSQPTTTLLQ
- the LOC101769455 gene encoding probable carboxylesterase 18, whose translation is MAGSDSARRKPPSLPWTVRIQTTAFALVHRVDGSIRRSLFSLGDRKKRATPRPDPSEFVRSADVGIDASLGIWARVFSFSPSAVAAADIPYPVVVFFHGGGFTLLSAASRTYDSFCRRLCREVGAVVVSVNYRLAPQHRFPAAYDDGVAALRYLDGTDLPADLVPVPVDLSSCFLAGDSSGGNMVHHVAQRWASMSAAASPPLRLRLAGAILIQPFFGGEERTVAELAFDKACRTLSMARADHYWREFLPEGATRDHPAARVCGEGVELAGTFPPAMVAVGGFDLLKDWHARYVDTLRRKGKMVRVVEYPDAFHGFYAFPELADSGKFMDDMKLFVNEHRCKRPV